One region of Hemiscyllium ocellatum isolate sHemOce1 chromosome 32, sHemOce1.pat.X.cur, whole genome shotgun sequence genomic DNA includes:
- the si:busm1-163l24.3 gene encoding uncharacterized protein si:busm1-163l24.3 isoform X2, producing MNRTIQVSDLPTGISKQTLEDKLMIHFLRSKNGGGEIIDILFPPESATSALITFEEAEVAQRVLNVGNHVLGIAGKHYKLKVESACSEIKVDQIICHISMTIDYGKLLSGKRLMKYLQKKHSNVQFSFDQKADKCNVAGNFSQIQELSGEIHHLLSLKPNQTNSGFHEAEQLQYDHSENSAMGHSNSIRKLARKLSIDSSVQEAFLELQSKNGAQGSDNDNVKRDANFQQGREQHTGNIEDYILMMDSDIYKYIQKFYKDSYENILCQYHVKVLDVTSEDITTLILQETSDCADSKLSVLQAHQDLSKLYQSFEFRLRKEQIYKNDITSNVSLLQTICASLQVQFPKMHLSENENYLYLIGTSDDCSLAKKYLQDCKEEFSAKSQNSKHPASRRDSESDQASVSTIPPSLQEFDGNDVFVQVGIRKADVRKDHKLAPTFSGITENTGPLKTGSRLADDDLTLEPEQTCSADNLLTSHSIEISQHDNKHHSTSETWQKLKRRISDNQMFTSADQTLTSPTGEFIEHKRTGEDSVTKMVKDLSVLSVQSKDLKSPDKASDNYLSKGLESSSIVGTNKGDKFFQYSKSNKTCGPIKPYHFETSAGTLFHQGDLLGNMQTLHSLTSKGSDVHSSKPLLRRTSSSSELVKFRHSRDMSNNFQGIVKSKPVEQEHITEEIPMESGVWSYLKDIHASFIRSINSKTDVVINEQTQGDITMVHITGVKKANIIAVKQEILSLYTLVMKNLVQQFISYADLGIEQSNQKAVDQWYSSLKNNFAKVKFIRGQTGFKIIAPYEQCMKVIETFKLKLKDPFSSTDVSFAASNPYSFIDTETFKDTEGKVPSKFTEHALSLGQSYHGRRTPVHHMDETSLKKGEKPKEEYSSLESDRELIETLGHRKVARNPRKNYNSQPDVEEEEESLKKHSIEHNGTGSNTRQEHNPIPDQKKSPKPFEEYSSFSFLHDVGDSKSQKVSKQIGEGEGFKAKKMLPDKFQITANKLVKESHWHNRGDGLLSNRLESGTQSLPVFSYSSTSVLQQNRDGSNTCEAATDSGVRMQDASTQQQDNNSMTTSQERKMSRNSQQIQLRSPAIGLDAQELNKSATLCSACKKTGCCLRLACNHGLCKECYRISESSCPVCHQTVPSIKNENQCLGTMELAHLNISLPGFIRDLTLKITYDIPSGIQRDWLG from the exons ATGAATAGAACCATTCAAGTATCTGATCTACCCACGGGTATCTCAAAACAGACTCTTGAAGATAAACTCATGATACATTTTTTACGGTCCAAGAATGGAGGAGGCGAGATCATTGATATCCTGTTCCCACCAGAATCGGCAACGTCTGCGCTCATTACCTTTGAAGAGGCAGAAG TGGCTCAACGGGTCCtcaatgtgggaaatcatgttctTGGAATTGCTGGGAAGCATTACAAATTAAAAGTAGAATCGGCTTGTTCTGAGATCAAAGTTGATCAG ATCATCTGTCATATTTCTATGACAATAGATTATGGAAAACTTCTCAGTGGAAAAAGATTAATGAAATATTTGCAGAAGAAACATAGTAACGTCCAGTTTAGTTTTGATCAGAAGGCAGATAAGTGCAATGTTGCTGGAAATTTTTCTCAAATACAGGAACTAAGTGGAGAAATTCATCATTTGCTCAGTTTaaaacccaaccaaaccaacagtGGCTTTCATGAAGCTGAGCAACTTCAATATGATCACTCAGAAAACAGTGCCATGGGTCATTCAAACAGTATCAGAAAACTTGCGAGGAAATTAAGTATAGACTCCAGTGTCCAGGAGGCGTTTCTAGAATTACAATCTAAAAATGGGGCGCAAGGCTCTGACAATGACAATGTTAAAAGAGATGCCAACTTTCAACAAGGCAGAGAGCAACATACAGGGAATATTGAAGATTACATTTTAATGATGGATTCTGAtatttacaaatatattcagAAATTTTATAAAGACAGCTATGAAAATATTCTTTGTCAGTACCATGTAAAGGTGTTGGATGTTACCAGTGAAGACATCACCACCTTGATTTTGCAAGAGACTTCTGACTGTGCAGACAGCAAGCTATCAGTGTTGCAAGCACATCAAGACCTTTCTAAACTCTATCAGAGCTTTGAGTTTAGGCTTCGTAAggaacagatttacaaaaatgatatAACTTCAAATGTGTCTCTCCTTCAGACCATCTGTGCAAGCCTCCAGGTACAATTCCCTAAAATGCATTTAAGTGAAAATGAAAACTATTTGTACCTAATAGGCACATCAGATGATTGCTCCCTGGCTAAGAAGTACTTACAAGACTGCAAGGAAGAATTTTCAGCAAAATCTCAAAACAGTAAGCATCCAGCTTCGAGGAGAGATTCAGAAAGTGATCAGGCTAGTGTCAGCACTATACCACCGTCTCTGCAGGAATTCGATGGTAATGATGTGTTTGTGCAAGTGGGAATCCGAAAGGCAGACGTCAGAAAAGATCATAAATTGGCTCCAACCTTCAGTGGTATAACGGAAAACACTGGTCCTTTGAAGACAGGGAGCAGACTAGCTGACGATGACCTCACTTTAGAACCTGAGCAGACATGTTCAGCTGATAACTTACTGACAAGCCACAGTATTGAGATTAGTCAACATGATAACAAGCATCACTCGACTTCAGAAACTTGGCAAAAACTGAAGCGCCGCATTAGTGACAATCAGATGTTTACTTCTGCTGACCAAACATTAACAAGTCCAACAGGGGAGTTTATTGAACATAAAAGAACAGGGGAAGATTCTGTTACTAAGATGGTCAAAGACTTATCAGTATTAAGTGTTCAGTCCAAGGATCTTAAGAGTCCTGACAAAGCCAGTGATAACTATCTGTCCAAGGGACTTGAAAGCTCTTCCATCGTTGGTACAAATAAAGGGGACAAGTTTTTCCAGTACTCCAAGAGTAACAAAACCTGTGGTCCTATCAAGCCATATCATTTTGAAACATCAGCTggcaccctcttccatcagggagACCTGCTAGGCAACATGCAGACACTCCACTCTTTGACTTCCAAAGGTTCAGATGTTCATTCATCCAAACCATTACTGAGAAGGACCAGTAGCTCTTCAGAATTAGTAAAATTTAGGCATTCCAGAGACATGAGCAACAATTTCCAGGGCATAGTCAAAAGCAAACCTGTCGAACAAGAACATATCACTGAAGAGATCCCAATGGAGTCAGGTGTGTGGTCTTACCTGAAAGACATTCATGCTTCTTTCATTAGAAGTATCAACAGTAAAACTGACGTTGTGATAAATGAGCAGACCCAGGGAGATATAACAATGGTGCACATTACTGGAGTTAAAAAAGCGAATATCATTGCTGTCAAGCAGGAAATTTTGTCACTTTACACATTGGTGATGAAGAATTTGGTTCAACAGTTTATTTCATATGCAGATCTTGGAATTGAGCAGAGCAATCAGAAAGCCGTAGATCAGTGGTATagcagtctgaaaaataactttGCAAAAGTAAAATTCATTAGAGGACAGACAGGTTTCAAAATTATTGCCCCGTATGAACAATGCATGAAAGTTATAGAAACTTTCAAACTCAAGTTAAAAGATCCATTCTCCTCGACAGATGTCTCCTTTGCAGCTTCTAATCCATACTCGTTCATTGATACAGAGACATTCAAAGACACAGAGGGAAAGGTTCCCAGCAAATTTACAGAACATGCTTTATCATTGGGTCAGAGTTATCATGGTCGTAGGACTCCAGTGCACCACATGGATGAGACCAGCTTGAAAAAAGGTGAGAAACCAAAGGAAGAGTATTCTTCGTTGGAGTCAGATCGAGAACTTATTGAAACTTTGGGTCACAGGAAGGTAGCAAGAAATCCGAGAAAGAACTATAATTCCCAGCCAGAtgtggaagaggaggaggagagtctgAAGAAGCATTCAATTGAGCACAATGGCACTGGGTCAAATACAAGGCAGGAACACAATCCAATTCCAGATCAGAAGAAATCACCAAAGCCTTTTGAAGAATACAGTAGTTTTTCATTTCTTCATGATGTGGGGGATTCTAAAAGTCAGAAGGTGAGCAAGCagattggagagggagagggattcaAGGCAAAGAAGATGCTACCTGATAAGTTCCAGATTACAGCCAACAAGCTGGTGAAGGAAAGCCATTGGCACAATAGAGGAGATGGCTTGCTTAGCaatagactggagagtggcaCACAGTCATTACCAGTATTTTCTTACAGTAGTACGTCAGTGCTGCAACAAAATAGAGATGGATCAAATACCTGTGAAGCGGCTACAGATTCAGGAGTCCGAATGCAAGATGCATCCACACAGCAGCAAGATAACAACAGCATGACAACATCACAGGAAAGGAAAATGTCGAGGAATTCTCAGCAGATTCAACTCAGAAGTCCAGCCATTGGACTGGATGCACAAGAACTAAACAAATCAGCCACGTTGTGCAGTGCCTGTAAGAAAACTGGTTGCTGTCTAAGGCTGGCCTGTAATCATGGTTTGTGTAAGGAATGTTACAGAATCTCGGAATCATCTTGTCCAGTATGTCACCAAACCGTACCTTCAATTAAAAATGAAAACCAGTGTCTGGGGACCATGGAATTGGCACATCTGAACATTTCTTTACCTGGATTTATTAGAGACCTGACCTTGAAAATAACCTATGACATTCCGAGTGGTATTCAAAGG GATTGGCTCGGGTGA
- the si:busm1-163l24.3 gene encoding uncharacterized protein si:busm1-163l24.3 isoform X3, with translation MTIDYGKLLSGKRLMKYLQKKHSNVQFSFDQKADKCNVAGNFSQIQELSGEIHHLLSLKPNQTNSGFHEAEQLQYDHSENSAMGHSNSIRKLARKLSIDSSVQEAFLELQSKNGAQGSDNDNVKRDANFQQGREQHTGNIEDYILMMDSDIYKYIQKFYKDSYENILCQYHVKVLDVTSEDITTLILQETSDCADSKLSVLQAHQDLSKLYQSFEFRLRKEQIYKNDITSNVSLLQTICASLQVQFPKMHLSENENYLYLIGTSDDCSLAKKYLQDCKEEFSAKSQNSKHPASRRDSESDQASVSTIPPSLQEFDGNDVFVQVGIRKADVRKDHKLAPTFSGITENTGPLKTGSRLADDDLTLEPEQTCSADNLLTSHSIEISQHDNKHHSTSETWQKLKRRISDNQMFTSADQTLTSPTGEFIEHKRTGEDSVTKMVKDLSVLSVQSKDLKSPDKASDNYLSKGLESSSIVGTNKGDKFFQYSKSNKTCGPIKPYHFETSAGTLFHQGDLLGNMQTLHSLTSKGSDVHSSKPLLRRTSSSSELVKFRHSRDMSNNFQGIVKSKPVEQEHITEEIPMESGVWSYLKDIHASFIRSINSKTDVVINEQTQGDITMVHITGVKKANIIAVKQEILSLYTLVMKNLVQQFISYADLGIEQSNQKAVDQWYSSLKNNFAKVKFIRGQTGFKIIAPYEQCMKVIETFKLKLKDPFSSTDVSFAASNPYSFIDTETFKDTEGKVPSKFTEHALSLGQSYHGRRTPVHHMDETSLKKGEKPKEEYSSLESDRELIETLGHRKVARNPRKNYNSQPDVEEEEESLKKHSIEHNGTGSNTRQEHNPIPDQKKSPKPFEEYSSFSFLHDVGDSKSQKVSKQIGEGEGFKAKKMLPDKFQITANKLVKESHWHNRGDGLLSNRLESGTQSLPVFSYSSTSVLQQNRDGSNTCEAATDSGVRMQDASTQQQDNNSMTTSQERKMSRNSQQIQLRSPAIGLDAQELNKSATLCSACKKTGCCLRLACNHGLCKECYRISESSCPVCHQTVPSIKNENQCLGTMELAHLNISLPGFIRDLTLKITYDIPSGIQRECDPNPGQPFEGGSFQAFLPDNAKGRKVLKLLKEAFARGLTFKIVSVPSGLARVTWNDIPHKTKTTGGVSQQGYPDSNYFKNILAALESHGIQMKSEL, from the exons ATGACAATAGATTATGGAAAACTTCTCAGTGGAAAAAGATTAATGAAATATTTGCAGAAGAAACATAGTAACGTCCAGTTTAGTTTTGATCAGAAGGCAGATAAGTGCAATGTTGCTGGAAATTTTTCTCAAATACAGGAACTAAGTGGAGAAATTCATCATTTGCTCAGTTTaaaacccaaccaaaccaacagtGGCTTTCATGAAGCTGAGCAACTTCAATATGATCACTCAGAAAACAGTGCCATGGGTCATTCAAACAGTATCAGAAAACTTGCGAGGAAATTAAGTATAGACTCCAGTGTCCAGGAGGCGTTTCTAGAATTACAATCTAAAAATGGGGCGCAAGGCTCTGACAATGACAATGTTAAAAGAGATGCCAACTTTCAACAAGGCAGAGAGCAACATACAGGGAATATTGAAGATTACATTTTAATGATGGATTCTGAtatttacaaatatattcagAAATTTTATAAAGACAGCTATGAAAATATTCTTTGTCAGTACCATGTAAAGGTGTTGGATGTTACCAGTGAAGACATCACCACCTTGATTTTGCAAGAGACTTCTGACTGTGCAGACAGCAAGCTATCAGTGTTGCAAGCACATCAAGACCTTTCTAAACTCTATCAGAGCTTTGAGTTTAGGCTTCGTAAggaacagatttacaaaaatgatatAACTTCAAATGTGTCTCTCCTTCAGACCATCTGTGCAAGCCTCCAGGTACAATTCCCTAAAATGCATTTAAGTGAAAATGAAAACTATTTGTACCTAATAGGCACATCAGATGATTGCTCCCTGGCTAAGAAGTACTTACAAGACTGCAAGGAAGAATTTTCAGCAAAATCTCAAAACAGTAAGCATCCAGCTTCGAGGAGAGATTCAGAAAGTGATCAGGCTAGTGTCAGCACTATACCACCGTCTCTGCAGGAATTCGATGGTAATGATGTGTTTGTGCAAGTGGGAATCCGAAAGGCAGACGTCAGAAAAGATCATAAATTGGCTCCAACCTTCAGTGGTATAACGGAAAACACTGGTCCTTTGAAGACAGGGAGCAGACTAGCTGACGATGACCTCACTTTAGAACCTGAGCAGACATGTTCAGCTGATAACTTACTGACAAGCCACAGTATTGAGATTAGTCAACATGATAACAAGCATCACTCGACTTCAGAAACTTGGCAAAAACTGAAGCGCCGCATTAGTGACAATCAGATGTTTACTTCTGCTGACCAAACATTAACAAGTCCAACAGGGGAGTTTATTGAACATAAAAGAACAGGGGAAGATTCTGTTACTAAGATGGTCAAAGACTTATCAGTATTAAGTGTTCAGTCCAAGGATCTTAAGAGTCCTGACAAAGCCAGTGATAACTATCTGTCCAAGGGACTTGAAAGCTCTTCCATCGTTGGTACAAATAAAGGGGACAAGTTTTTCCAGTACTCCAAGAGTAACAAAACCTGTGGTCCTATCAAGCCATATCATTTTGAAACATCAGCTggcaccctcttccatcagggagACCTGCTAGGCAACATGCAGACACTCCACTCTTTGACTTCCAAAGGTTCAGATGTTCATTCATCCAAACCATTACTGAGAAGGACCAGTAGCTCTTCAGAATTAGTAAAATTTAGGCATTCCAGAGACATGAGCAACAATTTCCAGGGCATAGTCAAAAGCAAACCTGTCGAACAAGAACATATCACTGAAGAGATCCCAATGGAGTCAGGTGTGTGGTCTTACCTGAAAGACATTCATGCTTCTTTCATTAGAAGTATCAACAGTAAAACTGACGTTGTGATAAATGAGCAGACCCAGGGAGATATAACAATGGTGCACATTACTGGAGTTAAAAAAGCGAATATCATTGCTGTCAAGCAGGAAATTTTGTCACTTTACACATTGGTGATGAAGAATTTGGTTCAACAGTTTATTTCATATGCAGATCTTGGAATTGAGCAGAGCAATCAGAAAGCCGTAGATCAGTGGTATagcagtctgaaaaataactttGCAAAAGTAAAATTCATTAGAGGACAGACAGGTTTCAAAATTATTGCCCCGTATGAACAATGCATGAAAGTTATAGAAACTTTCAAACTCAAGTTAAAAGATCCATTCTCCTCGACAGATGTCTCCTTTGCAGCTTCTAATCCATACTCGTTCATTGATACAGAGACATTCAAAGACACAGAGGGAAAGGTTCCCAGCAAATTTACAGAACATGCTTTATCATTGGGTCAGAGTTATCATGGTCGTAGGACTCCAGTGCACCACATGGATGAGACCAGCTTGAAAAAAGGTGAGAAACCAAAGGAAGAGTATTCTTCGTTGGAGTCAGATCGAGAACTTATTGAAACTTTGGGTCACAGGAAGGTAGCAAGAAATCCGAGAAAGAACTATAATTCCCAGCCAGAtgtggaagaggaggaggagagtctgAAGAAGCATTCAATTGAGCACAATGGCACTGGGTCAAATACAAGGCAGGAACACAATCCAATTCCAGATCAGAAGAAATCACCAAAGCCTTTTGAAGAATACAGTAGTTTTTCATTTCTTCATGATGTGGGGGATTCTAAAAGTCAGAAGGTGAGCAAGCagattggagagggagagggattcaAGGCAAAGAAGATGCTACCTGATAAGTTCCAGATTACAGCCAACAAGCTGGTGAAGGAAAGCCATTGGCACAATAGAGGAGATGGCTTGCTTAGCaatagactggagagtggcaCACAGTCATTACCAGTATTTTCTTACAGTAGTACGTCAGTGCTGCAACAAAATAGAGATGGATCAAATACCTGTGAAGCGGCTACAGATTCAGGAGTCCGAATGCAAGATGCATCCACACAGCAGCAAGATAACAACAGCATGACAACATCACAGGAAAGGAAAATGTCGAGGAATTCTCAGCAGATTCAACTCAGAAGTCCAGCCATTGGACTGGATGCACAAGAACTAAACAAATCAGCCACGTTGTGCAGTGCCTGTAAGAAAACTGGTTGCTGTCTAAGGCTGGCCTGTAATCATGGTTTGTGTAAGGAATGTTACAGAATCTCGGAATCATCTTGTCCAGTATGTCACCAAACCGTACCTTCAATTAAAAATGAAAACCAGTGTCTGGGGACCATGGAATTGGCACATCTGAACATTTCTTTACCTGGATTTATTAGAGACCTGACCTTGAAAATAACCTATGACATTCCGAGTGGTATTCAAAGG GAATGTGATCCAAACCCAGGACAACCTTTTGAAGGTGGTTCCTTTCAGGCCTTTTTGCCAGATAATGCGAAAGGCAGAAAGGTCCTAAAGTTGTTAAAGGAAGCCTTTGCTAGAGGCCTGACCTTCAAAATAGTATCCGTTCCCTCAGGATTGGCTCGGGTGACATGGAATGATATCCCTCACAAAACGAAGACAACTGGAGGAGTGTCTCA
- the si:busm1-163l24.3 gene encoding uncharacterized protein si:busm1-163l24.3 isoform X1, producing MNRTIQVSDLPTGISKQTLEDKLMIHFLRSKNGGGEIIDILFPPESATSALITFEEAEVAQRVLNVGNHVLGIAGKHYKLKVESACSEIKVDQIICHISMTIDYGKLLSGKRLMKYLQKKHSNVQFSFDQKADKCNVAGNFSQIQELSGEIHHLLSLKPNQTNSGFHEAEQLQYDHSENSAMGHSNSIRKLARKLSIDSSVQEAFLELQSKNGAQGSDNDNVKRDANFQQGREQHTGNIEDYILMMDSDIYKYIQKFYKDSYENILCQYHVKVLDVTSEDITTLILQETSDCADSKLSVLQAHQDLSKLYQSFEFRLRKEQIYKNDITSNVSLLQTICASLQVQFPKMHLSENENYLYLIGTSDDCSLAKKYLQDCKEEFSAKSQNSKHPASRRDSESDQASVSTIPPSLQEFDGNDVFVQVGIRKADVRKDHKLAPTFSGITENTGPLKTGSRLADDDLTLEPEQTCSADNLLTSHSIEISQHDNKHHSTSETWQKLKRRISDNQMFTSADQTLTSPTGEFIEHKRTGEDSVTKMVKDLSVLSVQSKDLKSPDKASDNYLSKGLESSSIVGTNKGDKFFQYSKSNKTCGPIKPYHFETSAGTLFHQGDLLGNMQTLHSLTSKGSDVHSSKPLLRRTSSSSELVKFRHSRDMSNNFQGIVKSKPVEQEHITEEIPMESGVWSYLKDIHASFIRSINSKTDVVINEQTQGDITMVHITGVKKANIIAVKQEILSLYTLVMKNLVQQFISYADLGIEQSNQKAVDQWYSSLKNNFAKVKFIRGQTGFKIIAPYEQCMKVIETFKLKLKDPFSSTDVSFAASNPYSFIDTETFKDTEGKVPSKFTEHALSLGQSYHGRRTPVHHMDETSLKKGEKPKEEYSSLESDRELIETLGHRKVARNPRKNYNSQPDVEEEEESLKKHSIEHNGTGSNTRQEHNPIPDQKKSPKPFEEYSSFSFLHDVGDSKSQKVSKQIGEGEGFKAKKMLPDKFQITANKLVKESHWHNRGDGLLSNRLESGTQSLPVFSYSSTSVLQQNRDGSNTCEAATDSGVRMQDASTQQQDNNSMTTSQERKMSRNSQQIQLRSPAIGLDAQELNKSATLCSACKKTGCCLRLACNHGLCKECYRISESSCPVCHQTVPSIKNENQCLGTMELAHLNISLPGFIRDLTLKITYDIPSGIQRECDPNPGQPFEGGSFQAFLPDNAKGRKVLKLLKEAFARGLTFKIVSVPSGLARVTWNDIPHKTKTTGGVSQQGYPDSNYFKNILAALESHGIQMKSEL from the exons ATGAATAGAACCATTCAAGTATCTGATCTACCCACGGGTATCTCAAAACAGACTCTTGAAGATAAACTCATGATACATTTTTTACGGTCCAAGAATGGAGGAGGCGAGATCATTGATATCCTGTTCCCACCAGAATCGGCAACGTCTGCGCTCATTACCTTTGAAGAGGCAGAAG TGGCTCAACGGGTCCtcaatgtgggaaatcatgttctTGGAATTGCTGGGAAGCATTACAAATTAAAAGTAGAATCGGCTTGTTCTGAGATCAAAGTTGATCAG ATCATCTGTCATATTTCTATGACAATAGATTATGGAAAACTTCTCAGTGGAAAAAGATTAATGAAATATTTGCAGAAGAAACATAGTAACGTCCAGTTTAGTTTTGATCAGAAGGCAGATAAGTGCAATGTTGCTGGAAATTTTTCTCAAATACAGGAACTAAGTGGAGAAATTCATCATTTGCTCAGTTTaaaacccaaccaaaccaacagtGGCTTTCATGAAGCTGAGCAACTTCAATATGATCACTCAGAAAACAGTGCCATGGGTCATTCAAACAGTATCAGAAAACTTGCGAGGAAATTAAGTATAGACTCCAGTGTCCAGGAGGCGTTTCTAGAATTACAATCTAAAAATGGGGCGCAAGGCTCTGACAATGACAATGTTAAAAGAGATGCCAACTTTCAACAAGGCAGAGAGCAACATACAGGGAATATTGAAGATTACATTTTAATGATGGATTCTGAtatttacaaatatattcagAAATTTTATAAAGACAGCTATGAAAATATTCTTTGTCAGTACCATGTAAAGGTGTTGGATGTTACCAGTGAAGACATCACCACCTTGATTTTGCAAGAGACTTCTGACTGTGCAGACAGCAAGCTATCAGTGTTGCAAGCACATCAAGACCTTTCTAAACTCTATCAGAGCTTTGAGTTTAGGCTTCGTAAggaacagatttacaaaaatgatatAACTTCAAATGTGTCTCTCCTTCAGACCATCTGTGCAAGCCTCCAGGTACAATTCCCTAAAATGCATTTAAGTGAAAATGAAAACTATTTGTACCTAATAGGCACATCAGATGATTGCTCCCTGGCTAAGAAGTACTTACAAGACTGCAAGGAAGAATTTTCAGCAAAATCTCAAAACAGTAAGCATCCAGCTTCGAGGAGAGATTCAGAAAGTGATCAGGCTAGTGTCAGCACTATACCACCGTCTCTGCAGGAATTCGATGGTAATGATGTGTTTGTGCAAGTGGGAATCCGAAAGGCAGACGTCAGAAAAGATCATAAATTGGCTCCAACCTTCAGTGGTATAACGGAAAACACTGGTCCTTTGAAGACAGGGAGCAGACTAGCTGACGATGACCTCACTTTAGAACCTGAGCAGACATGTTCAGCTGATAACTTACTGACAAGCCACAGTATTGAGATTAGTCAACATGATAACAAGCATCACTCGACTTCAGAAACTTGGCAAAAACTGAAGCGCCGCATTAGTGACAATCAGATGTTTACTTCTGCTGACCAAACATTAACAAGTCCAACAGGGGAGTTTATTGAACATAAAAGAACAGGGGAAGATTCTGTTACTAAGATGGTCAAAGACTTATCAGTATTAAGTGTTCAGTCCAAGGATCTTAAGAGTCCTGACAAAGCCAGTGATAACTATCTGTCCAAGGGACTTGAAAGCTCTTCCATCGTTGGTACAAATAAAGGGGACAAGTTTTTCCAGTACTCCAAGAGTAACAAAACCTGTGGTCCTATCAAGCCATATCATTTTGAAACATCAGCTggcaccctcttccatcagggagACCTGCTAGGCAACATGCAGACACTCCACTCTTTGACTTCCAAAGGTTCAGATGTTCATTCATCCAAACCATTACTGAGAAGGACCAGTAGCTCTTCAGAATTAGTAAAATTTAGGCATTCCAGAGACATGAGCAACAATTTCCAGGGCATAGTCAAAAGCAAACCTGTCGAACAAGAACATATCACTGAAGAGATCCCAATGGAGTCAGGTGTGTGGTCTTACCTGAAAGACATTCATGCTTCTTTCATTAGAAGTATCAACAGTAAAACTGACGTTGTGATAAATGAGCAGACCCAGGGAGATATAACAATGGTGCACATTACTGGAGTTAAAAAAGCGAATATCATTGCTGTCAAGCAGGAAATTTTGTCACTTTACACATTGGTGATGAAGAATTTGGTTCAACAGTTTATTTCATATGCAGATCTTGGAATTGAGCAGAGCAATCAGAAAGCCGTAGATCAGTGGTATagcagtctgaaaaataactttGCAAAAGTAAAATTCATTAGAGGACAGACAGGTTTCAAAATTATTGCCCCGTATGAACAATGCATGAAAGTTATAGAAACTTTCAAACTCAAGTTAAAAGATCCATTCTCCTCGACAGATGTCTCCTTTGCAGCTTCTAATCCATACTCGTTCATTGATACAGAGACATTCAAAGACACAGAGGGAAAGGTTCCCAGCAAATTTACAGAACATGCTTTATCATTGGGTCAGAGTTATCATGGTCGTAGGACTCCAGTGCACCACATGGATGAGACCAGCTTGAAAAAAGGTGAGAAACCAAAGGAAGAGTATTCTTCGTTGGAGTCAGATCGAGAACTTATTGAAACTTTGGGTCACAGGAAGGTAGCAAGAAATCCGAGAAAGAACTATAATTCCCAGCCAGAtgtggaagaggaggaggagagtctgAAGAAGCATTCAATTGAGCACAATGGCACTGGGTCAAATACAAGGCAGGAACACAATCCAATTCCAGATCAGAAGAAATCACCAAAGCCTTTTGAAGAATACAGTAGTTTTTCATTTCTTCATGATGTGGGGGATTCTAAAAGTCAGAAGGTGAGCAAGCagattggagagggagagggattcaAGGCAAAGAAGATGCTACCTGATAAGTTCCAGATTACAGCCAACAAGCTGGTGAAGGAAAGCCATTGGCACAATAGAGGAGATGGCTTGCTTAGCaatagactggagagtggcaCACAGTCATTACCAGTATTTTCTTACAGTAGTACGTCAGTGCTGCAACAAAATAGAGATGGATCAAATACCTGTGAAGCGGCTACAGATTCAGGAGTCCGAATGCAAGATGCATCCACACAGCAGCAAGATAACAACAGCATGACAACATCACAGGAAAGGAAAATGTCGAGGAATTCTCAGCAGATTCAACTCAGAAGTCCAGCCATTGGACTGGATGCACAAGAACTAAACAAATCAGCCACGTTGTGCAGTGCCTGTAAGAAAACTGGTTGCTGTCTAAGGCTGGCCTGTAATCATGGTTTGTGTAAGGAATGTTACAGAATCTCGGAATCATCTTGTCCAGTATGTCACCAAACCGTACCTTCAATTAAAAATGAAAACCAGTGTCTGGGGACCATGGAATTGGCACATCTGAACATTTCTTTACCTGGATTTATTAGAGACCTGACCTTGAAAATAACCTATGACATTCCGAGTGGTATTCAAAGG GAATGTGATCCAAACCCAGGACAACCTTTTGAAGGTGGTTCCTTTCAGGCCTTTTTGCCAGATAATGCGAAAGGCAGAAAGGTCCTAAAGTTGTTAAAGGAAGCCTTTGCTAGAGGCCTGACCTTCAAAATAGTATCCGTTCCCTCAGGATTGGCTCGGGTGACATGGAATGATATCCCTCACAAAACGAAGACAACTGGAGGAGTGTCTCA